The following are from one region of the Staphylococcus argenteus genome:
- a CDS encoding sugar-binding domain-containing protein yields the protein MKDLLQVQQKLIPDLIDKMYKRFSILTTISKNQPVGRRSLSEHLDMTERVLRSETDMLKKQDLIKVKPTGMEITVEGEQLISQLKGYFDIYADDNRLSEGIKEKFQIKEVHVVPGDADNNQAVKTELGRQAGQLLESILQEDAIVAVTGGSTMACVSEAIHLLPYNVFFVPARGGLGENVVFQANTIAASMAQQAGGYYTTMYVPDNVSETTYNTLLLEPSVINTLDKIKQANVIIHGIGDALKMAHRRQSPEKVIDQLQHHQAVGEAFGYYFDTQGQIVHKVKTIGLQLEDLESKDFIFAVAGGKSKGEAIKAYLTIAPKNTVLITDEAAAKIILE from the coding sequence GTGAAAGACTTATTGCAAGTACAGCAAAAGCTTATACCAGATCTTATAGATAAAATGTATAAACGTTTTTCTATTCTTACTACTATCTCAAAAAATCAGCCTGTCGGACGTCGGAGTTTAAGCGAACATTTGGATATGACTGAGCGTGTGCTTCGATCTGAAACTGATATGCTTAAGAAACAAGATTTGATAAAAGTAAAGCCTACTGGTATGGAAATAACAGTAGAAGGTGAACAGCTTATTTCACAATTGAAAGGTTACTTTGATATTTATGCAGATGATAATCGTTTATCTGAAGGTATTAAAGAGAAATTTCAAATTAAAGAAGTACATGTTGTTCCTGGAGATGCTGATAACAACCAAGCTGTTAAAACAGAATTGGGTAGGCAAGCTGGACAATTACTTGAAAGCATATTACAAGAAGATGCAATTGTTGCAGTAACAGGTGGATCTACAATGGCTTGTGTAAGCGAAGCAATACATTTATTACCATATAATGTGTTCTTTGTTCCAGCTAGAGGTGGATTAGGTGAAAATGTTGTTTTTCAAGCAAACACCATTGCAGCAAGTATGGCACAACAAGCTGGAGGCTATTATACAACGATGTATGTACCTGACAATGTCAGTGAAACAACATATAACACGTTGTTATTAGAGCCATCAGTCATAAACACTCTAGACAAAATTAAACAAGCAAACGTTATTATACACGGCATTGGTGATGCGCTGAAGATGGCGCATCGACGACAATCACCTGAAAAGGTCATTGATCAACTTCAACATCATCAAGCTGTCGGAGAGGCATTTGGTTATTATTTTGATACACAAGGTCAAATAGTCCATAAAGTTAAGACAATCGGACTTCAATTAGAAGACCTTGAATCAAAAGACTTTATCTTTGCAGTTGCAGGAGGCAAATCGAAAGGCGAAGCAATTAAAGCTTACTTAACAATTGCTCCAAAGAACACAGTGTTAATCACTGATGAAGCAGCAGCAAAAATAATACTTGAATAA
- the gap gene encoding type I glyceraldehyde-3-phosphate dehydrogenase: protein MAVKVAINGFGRIGRLAFRRIQEVEGLEVVAVNDLTDDDMLAHLLKYDTMQGRFTGEVEVVDGGFRVNGKEVKSFSEPDASKLPWKDLNIDVVLECTGFYTDKDKAQAHIEAGAKKVLISAPATGDLKTIVFNTNHQELDGSETVVSGASCTTNSLAPVAKVLNDDFGLVEGLMTTIHAYTGDQNTQDAPHRKGDKRRARAAAENIIPNSTGAAKAIGKVIPEIDGKLDGGAQRVPVATGSLTELTVVLEKQDVTVDQVNEAMKNASNESFGYTEDEIVSSDVVGMTYGSLFDATQTRVMSVGDRQLVKVAAWYDNEMSYTAQLVRTLAYLAELSK, encoded by the coding sequence ATGGCAGTAAAAGTAGCAATTAATGGTTTTGGTAGAATTGGTCGTTTAGCATTCAGAAGAATTCAAGAAGTAGAAGGTCTTGAAGTTGTAGCAGTAAACGACTTAACAGATGACGATATGTTAGCGCATTTATTAAAATATGACACTATGCAAGGTCGTTTCACAGGTGAAGTTGAGGTAGTTGATGGTGGTTTCCGCGTAAATGGTAAAGAAGTTAAATCATTCAGTGAACCAGATGCAAGCAAATTACCTTGGAAAGACTTAAACATCGATGTAGTATTAGAATGTACTGGTTTCTACACTGATAAAGATAAAGCCCAAGCTCATATCGAAGCAGGAGCTAAAAAAGTATTAATCTCAGCACCAGCTACTGGTGACTTAAAAACAATCGTATTCAACACTAACCACCAAGAGTTAGACGGTTCTGAAACAGTTGTTTCAGGTGCTTCATGTACTACAAACTCATTAGCACCAGTTGCTAAAGTATTAAACGATGACTTTGGTTTAGTTGAAGGTTTAATGACTACAATTCACGCTTACACAGGTGATCAAAATACACAAGACGCACCTCACAGAAAAGGTGACAAACGTCGTGCTCGTGCAGCTGCAGAAAACATCATCCCTAACTCTACAGGTGCTGCAAAAGCTATCGGTAAAGTAATTCCTGAAATCGATGGTAAATTAGATGGTGGTGCACAACGTGTTCCTGTAGCTACAGGTTCATTAACTGAATTAACAGTAGTATTAGAAAAACAAGACGTAACAGTTGACCAAGTTAACGAAGCAATGAAAAATGCTTCTAACGAATCATTCGGTTACACTGAAGACGAAATCGTTTCTTCAGACGTAGTTGGTATGACTTACGGTTCATTATTCGATGCTACACAAACTCGTGTAATGTCAGTAGGCGACCGTCAATTAGTTAAAGTTGCAGCTTGGTATGATAACGAAATGTCATATACTGCACAATTAGTTCGTACATTAGCATACTTAGCTGAACTTTCTAAATAA
- a CDS encoding phosphoglycerate kinase, translating to MAKKIVSDLDLKGKTVLVRADFNVPLKDGEITNDNRIVQALPTIEYIIEQGGKVVLFSHLGKVKEESDKAKLTLRPVAEDLSKKLDKEVVFVPETRGEKLESAIKDLKEGDVLLVENTRYEDLDGKKESKNDPELGKYWASLGDVFVNDAFGTAHREHASNVGISTHLETAAGFLMDKEIKFIGGVVNDPQKPVIAILGGAKVSDKINVIKNLVNIADKIIIGGGMAYTFLKAQGKEIGISLLEEDKIDFAKDLLEKHGDKIVLPVDTKVAKEFSNDAKITVVPSDSIPADQEGMDIGPNTVKLFADELEGAHTVVWNGPMGVFEFSNFAQGTIGVCKAIANLKDAITIIGGGDSAAAAISLGFENDFTHISTGGGASLEYLEGKELPGIKAINDK from the coding sequence ATGGCTAAAAAAATTGTTTCTGATTTAGATCTTAAAGGCAAAACAGTCTTAGTACGTGCTGACTTTAACGTACCTTTAAAAGACGGTGAAATTACTAATGATAACCGTATTGTTCAAGCTTTACCTACAATTGAATATATTATTGAACAAGGTGGTAAAGTCGTTCTATTTTCACATTTAGGTAAAGTGAAAGAAGAAAGTGATAAAGCTAAATTAACTTTACGTCCAGTAGCTGAAGATTTATCAAAAAAATTAGATAAAGAAGTTGTTTTTGTACCTGAAACTCGTGGTGAAAAACTTGAATCAGCTATTAAAGACCTTAAAGAAGGCGATGTATTATTAGTTGAAAATACACGTTATGAAGATTTAGATGGCAAAAAAGAATCTAAAAATGATCCAGAGCTAGGTAAGTACTGGGCTTCTTTAGGTGACGTTTTTGTAAATGATGCATTTGGTACTGCACATCGTGAGCATGCATCTAACGTAGGTATATCTACACACCTAGAAACTGCAGCTGGTTTCTTAATGGATAAAGAAATTAAATTTATCGGTGGTGTAGTAAACGATCCACAAAAACCTGTTATTGCAATTTTAGGTGGAGCGAAAGTATCAGACAAAATTAATGTCATCAAAAACTTAGTTAACATCGCTGATAAAATTATTATTGGCGGCGGTATGGCTTATACTTTCCTAAAAGCACAAGGTAAAGAAATTGGTATTTCATTATTGGAAGAAGATAAAATCGACTTCGCTAAAGATTTATTAGAAAAACATGGTGATAAAATTGTATTACCAGTAGACACTAAAGTTGCTAAAGAATTTTCTAATGATGCAAAAATCACTGTAGTACCATCTGATTCAATTCCTGCAGATCAAGAAGGAATGGATATTGGACCAAATACAGTTAAATTATTTGCTGATGAATTAGAAGGCGCACATACAGTTGTATGGAATGGACCAATGGGTGTATTTGAGTTTAGTAACTTTGCTCAAGGTACAATCGGCGTATGTAAAGCAATTGCTAACCTTAAAGACGCGATTACAATCATCGGTGGTGGTGATTCAGCAGCAGCCGCGATTTCTTTAGGCTTTGAAAATGACTTTACTCATATTTCAACTGGTGGCGGTGCGTCATTAGAATACCTAGAAGGTAAAGAATTACCAGGTATTAAAGCAATTAACGATAAATAA
- the tpiA gene encoding triose-phosphate isomerase: MRTPIIAGNWKMNKTVKEAKDFVNALPTLPDSKEVESVICAPAIQLDALTTAVKEGKAQGLEIGAQNTYFEDNGAFTGETSPVALADLGVKYVVIGHSERRELFHETDEEINKKAHAIFKHGMTPIICVGETDEERESGKANNVVGEQVKKAVAGLSEDQLKATVIAYEPIWAIGTGKSSTSEDANEMCAFVRQTIADLSSKEVSEATRIQYGGSVKPNNIKEYMAQTDIDGALVGGASLKVEDFVQLLEGAK; encoded by the coding sequence ATGAGAACACCAATAATAGCTGGTAACTGGAAAATGAACAAAACAGTAAAAGAAGCTAAAGACTTCGTTAATGCATTGCCAACATTACCAGATTCAAAAGAAGTAGAATCAGTAATTTGTGCACCAGCAATTCAATTAGATGCATTAACTACTGCAGTTAAAGAAGGAAAAGCACAAGGTTTAGAAATCGGTGCTCAAAATACGTATTTCGAAGATAATGGTGCATTTACAGGCGAAACATCACCTGTTGCATTAGCTGATTTAGGCGTGAAGTACGTTGTTATCGGACATTCTGAACGTCGTGAATTATTCCATGAAACTGATGAAGAAATCAACAAAAAAGCGCACGCGATTTTCAAACATGGTATGACTCCAATTATTTGTGTTGGTGAAACTGATGAAGAACGTGAAAGTGGCAAAGCTAACAATGTTGTAGGTGAACAAGTTAAGAAAGCTGTTGCAGGTTTATCTGAAGATCAACTTAAAGCAACTGTGATTGCTTATGAGCCAATCTGGGCAATAGGAACTGGTAAATCATCAACATCTGAAGATGCGAATGAAATGTGTGCATTTGTACGTCAAACAATTGCTGACCTATCAAGCAAAGAAGTATCAGAAGCTACACGTATTCAATATGGTGGTAGTGTAAAACCTAACAACATTAAAGAATATATGGCACAAACTGATATCGATGGTGCATTAGTAGGTGGCGCATCACTTAAAGTTGAAGATTTCGTACAATTGTTAGAAGGTGCAAAATAA
- the gpmI gene encoding 2,3-bisphosphoglycerate-independent phosphoglycerate mutase — protein sequence MAKKPTALIILDGFANRESEHGNAVKLANKPNFDRYYNKYPTTQIEASGLDVGLPEGQMGNSEVGHMNIGAGRIVYQSLTRINKSIEDGDFFENDVLNNAIAHVKSHDSALHIFGLLSDGGVHSHYKHLFALLELAKKQGVEKVYVHAFLDGRDVDQKSALKYIEETEAKFNELGIGQFASVSGRYYAMDRDKRWEREEKAYNAIRNFQAPKFATAKEGVEASYNEGLTDEFVVPFIVENQNNGVNDGDAVIFYNFRPDRAAQLSEIFANRAFEGFKVEQVKDLFYATFTKYNDNIDAAIVFEKVDLNNTIGEIAQNNNLTQLRIAETEKYPHVTYFMSGGRNEEFEGERRRLIDSPKVATYDLKPEMSAYEVKDALLEELNKGDLDLIILNFANPDMVGHSGMLEPTIKAIEAVDECLGEVVDKILEMDGYAIITADHGNSDQVLTDDDQPMTTHTTNPVPVIVTKEGVTLRETGRLGDLAPTLLDLLNVEQPEDMTGESLIKH from the coding sequence ATGGCTAAGAAACCAACTGCGTTAATTATTTTAGATGGTTTTGCGAACCGCGAAAGCGAACATGGTAATGCGGTTAAGTTAGCAAATAAACCTAATTTTGATCGTTATTACAATAAATATCCAACAACGCAAATCGAAGCGAGTGGCTTAGATGTTGGACTACCTGAAGGACAAATGGGTAACTCTGAAGTAGGTCATATGAATATCGGTGCAGGACGTATCGTTTATCAAAGTTTAACTCGAATCAACAAATCAATTGAGGACGGGGACTTCTTTGAAAATGATGTCTTGAATAATGCGATTGCACATGTGAAATCACATGACTCTGCACTACACATTTTTGGCTTATTGTCTGATGGTGGTGTACACAGCCATTACAAACATTTGTTTGCTTTATTAGAACTTGCTAAAAAACAAGGTGTAGAAAAAGTTTATGTTCACGCATTTTTAGATGGTCGTGACGTAGACCAAAAATCAGCCTTAAAATATATCGAAGAGACTGAAGCTAAATTCAATGAATTAGGTATTGGTCAATTTGCATCTGTGTCTGGTCGTTATTACGCGATGGACCGTGACAAACGTTGGGAACGTGAAGAAAAAGCTTACAATGCAATTCGTAACTTTCAGGCGCCAAAATTTGCAACTGCAAAAGAAGGTGTAGAAGCAAGTTATAATGAAGGTTTAACAGACGAATTCGTAGTACCATTCATCGTTGAAAATCAAAATAACGGTGTTAATGATGGAGATGCAGTAATCTTCTATAATTTCCGTCCTGATAGAGCAGCTCAATTATCGGAAATATTTGCAAACAGAGCATTTGAAGGTTTTAAAGTTGAACAAGTTAAAGACTTATTCTATGCAACATTCACTAAGTATAATGACAATATCGATGCGGCTATCGTTTTCGAAAAAGTCGATTTAAATAATACAATTGGTGAAATTGCGCAAAATAATAATTTGACACAATTACGTATTGCTGAAACTGAAAAATATCCTCACGTAACATACTTTATGAGTGGTGGACGTAATGAGGAATTTGAAGGTGAACGCCGTCGTTTAATCGATTCACCTAAAGTTGCAACATATGATTTGAAACCAGAGATGAGTGCTTATGAAGTTAAAGATGCATTATTAGAAGAGTTAAACAAAGGTGACTTGGACTTAATTATTTTAAACTTTGCTAACCCAGATATGGTTGGTCATAGTGGTATGCTTGAACCTACTATCAAAGCGATTGAAGCGGTTGATGAATGTTTAGGTGAAGTAGTTGATAAGATTTTAGAAATGGATGGCTATGCAATTATTACTGCTGACCATGGTAACTCAGATCAAGTATTAACTGATGATGACCAACCTATGACTACGCATACGACTAATCCGGTACCAGTAATTGTAACAAAAGAAGGCGTTACATTACGTGAAACTGGACGTTTGGGTGACTTAGCACCAACATTACTTGATTTATTAAATGTCGAACAACCAGAAGATATGACTGGTGAATCATTAATTAAACACTAA
- the eno gene encoding surface-displayed alpha-enolase, translated as MPIITDVYAREVLDSRGNPTVEVEVLTESGAFGRALVPSGASTGEHEAVELRDGDKSRYLGKGVTKAVENVNEIIAPEIIEGEFSVLDQVSIDKMMIALDGTPNKGKLGANAILGVSIAVARAAADLLGQPLYKYLGGFNGKQLPVPMMNIVNGGSHSDAPIAFQEFMILPVGAKTFKESLRWGTEIFHNLKSILSKRGLETAVGDEGGFAPKFEGTEDAVETIIQAIEAAGYKPGEEVFLGFDCASSEFYENGVYDYSKFEGEHGAKRTAAEQVDYLEQLVDKYPIITIEDGMDENDWDGWKQLTERIGDRVQLVGDDLFVTNTEILAKGIENGIGNSILIKVNQIGTLTETFDAIEMAQKAGYTAVVSHRSGETEDTTIADIAVATNAGQIKTGSLSRTDRIAKYNQLLRIEDELFETAKYDGIKSFYNLDK; from the coding sequence ATGCCAATTATTACAGATGTTTACGCTCGCGAAGTCTTAGACTCTCGTGGTAACCCAACTGTTGAAGTAGAAGTATTAACTGAAAGTGGCGCATTTGGACGTGCCTTAGTACCATCAGGTGCTTCAACTGGTGAACATGAAGCCGTTGAATTACGTGACGGTGACAAATCACGTTACTTAGGTAAAGGTGTTACTAAAGCCGTTGAAAACGTTAATGAAATCATCGCACCAGAAATTATTGAAGGTGAATTCTCAGTATTAGATCAAGTATCTATCGATAAAATGATGATCGCATTAGACGGTACACCAAACAAAGGTAAATTAGGTGCTAACGCTATTTTAGGTGTTTCTATTGCAGTAGCACGTGCAGCAGCTGACTTATTAGGTCAACCACTTTACAAATATTTAGGTGGATTTAATGGTAAACAATTACCAGTACCAATGATGAATATCGTAAATGGTGGTTCTCACTCAGATGCACCAATCGCTTTCCAAGAATTCATGATTTTACCTGTTGGTGCTAAAACGTTTAAAGAATCATTACGTTGGGGTACTGAAATCTTCCACAACTTAAAATCAATTTTAAGCAAACGTGGTTTAGAAACTGCAGTAGGTGACGAAGGTGGTTTCGCTCCTAAATTCGAAGGTACTGAAGATGCAGTTGAAACAATTATCCAAGCTATTGAAGCAGCTGGTTACAAACCAGGTGAAGAAGTATTCTTAGGATTTGACTGTGCTTCATCAGAATTCTATGAAAATGGTGTATATGACTACAGCAAGTTCGAAGGCGAACACGGTGCAAAACGTACAGCTGCAGAACAAGTTGACTATTTAGAACAATTAGTAGACAAATATCCTATTATTACAATTGAAGACGGTATGGACGAAAACGACTGGGATGGTTGGAAACAACTTACAGAGCGTATCGGTGACCGTGTACAATTAGTAGGTGACGATTTATTCGTAACAAACACTGAAATTTTAGCTAAAGGCATTGAAAATGGAATTGGTAACTCAATCTTAATCAAAGTTAACCAAATCGGTACATTAACTGAAACATTTGATGCAATCGAAATGGCTCAAAAAGCTGGTTACACAGCAGTAGTTTCTCACCGTTCAGGTGAAACAGAAGATACAACAATTGCTGATATCGCTGTTGCAACAAACGCTGGTCAAATTAAAACTGGTTCATTATCACGTACTGACCGTATTGCTAAATACAATCAATTATTACGTATCGAAGATGAATTATTTGAAACTGCTAAATATGATGGTATCAAATCATTCTACAACTTAGATAAATAA
- the secG gene encoding preprotein translocase subunit SecG: MHTFLIVLLIIDCIALITVVLLQEGKSSGLSGAISGGAEQLFGKQKQRGVDLFLNRLTIILSILFFVLMICISYLGM, from the coding sequence ATGCATACATTTTTAATCGTATTATTAATCATTGATTGTATTGCATTAATAACTGTTGTACTACTCCAAGAAGGTAAAAGCAGTGGACTTTCAGGTGCCATCAGTGGTGGTGCTGAGCAGTTATTCGGTAAACAAAAACAACGTGGCGTCGATTTATTCTTAAATAGATTAACAATTATTTTATCAATATTATTTTTTGTACTTATGATTTGCATAAGTTATCTTGGTATGTAA
- a CDS encoding alpha/beta hydrolase, with product MQIKLPKPFFFEEGKRAVLLLHGFTGNSSDVRQLGRFLQKKGYTSYAPQYEGHAAPPEEILKSSPFVWFKDALDGYDYLVEQGYDEIVVAGLSLGGDFALKLSLNRDVKGIVTMCAPMGGKTEGTIYEGFLEYARNFKKYEGKDQETIDNEMNHFKPTETLKELSEALDTIKGQVDEVLDPILVIQAENDKMIDPQSANYIYDHVDSDDKTIKWYSESGHVITIDKEKEQVFEDIYQFLESLDWSE from the coding sequence ATGCAAATTAAATTACCAAAACCTTTCTTTTTTGAAGAAGGCAAACGTGCCGTGTTATTATTACATGGATTTACAGGCAATTCGTCTGATGTACGTCAATTAGGTCGATTTTTACAAAAAAAGGGGTATACTTCGTATGCACCACAATATGAAGGTCACGCAGCACCACCCGAGGAAATATTGAAATCAAGTCCTTTCGTTTGGTTTAAAGATGCGTTAGATGGTTATGATTATCTTGTTGAACAAGGTTATGATGAAATTGTTGTAGCTGGTCTATCATTAGGTGGGGATTTTGCTTTAAAATTAAGCTTAAATCGTGATGTAAAGGGTATTGTAACGATGTGTGCACCAATGGGTGGTAAAACTGAAGGTACCATTTATGAAGGCTTTTTAGAGTATGCACGTAATTTTAAAAAGTATGAAGGTAAAGATCAAGAGACTATTGATAATGAAATGAATCATTTTAAACCAACTGAAACTTTAAAAGAACTTAGTGAAGCATTAGATACGATTAAAGGTCAAGTTGATGAAGTGTTGGATCCTATTTTAGTGATTCAAGCAGAAAACGACAAAATGATTGATCCACAATCCGCAAATTATATATATGACCATGTAGATTCGGATGATAAAACTATCAAGTGGTATAGTGAATCTGGACATGTTATTACAATTGATAAAGAGAAAGAACAAGTATTTGAAGATATTTATCAATTTTTAGAGTCATTAGATTGGTCAGAATAA
- the rnr gene encoding ribonuclease R produces the protein MNLKQSIEEIINKPEYEPMSVSDFQDALGLSSADSFRDLIKVLVELEQSGLIERTKTDRYQKKHSSKGHSKLIKGTLSQNKKGFAFLRPEDEDMEDIFIPPTKINRALDGDTVIVEIHQSKGEHKGKIEGEVKSIEKHSVTQVVGTYSEARHFGFVIPDDKRIMQDIFIPKGQSLGAVDGHKVLVQITKYADGSDNPEGHISAILGHKNDPGVDILSIIYQHGIEIEFPDDVLQEAEAVPDHIENSEIEGRHDLRDELTITIDGADAKDLDDAISVKKLPNGHTQLTVSIADVSYYVTEDSALDKEAYDRATSVYLVDRVIPMIPHRLSNGICSLNPHVDRLTLSCRMEIDDSGRVVKHEIFDSVIHSDYRMTYDAVNQIITEKDPNIREKYKEITPMLDLAQDLSNRLIQMRKRRGEIDFDISEAKVLVNEDGIPTDVQLRQRGEGERLIESFMLIANETVAEHFSKLDVPFIYRVHEQPKSDRLRQFFDFITNFGIMIKGTGEDIHPTTLQKVQEEVEGRPEQMVISTMMLRSMQQAHYDDVNLGHFGLSAEYYTHFTSPIRRYPDLTVHRLIRKYLIEKSMDNKEVKRWEDKLPELAEHTSKRERRAIEAERDTDELKKAEYMIQHIGDEFEGIVSSVANFGMFIELPNTIEGMVHIANMTDDYYRFEDRQMALIGERHAKVFRIGDTVKVKVTHVDVDERLIDFQIVGMPLPKNDRSQRPARGKTIQAKTRGKSLDKSKSDDKGRKKKGKQRKGKNQRNNDKSGNSKHKPFYKDKSVKKKARRKKK, from the coding sequence ATGAATTTAAAGCAATCTATAGAAGAAATTATTAATAAACCTGAATATGAACCAATGTCGGTATCAGATTTTCAAGATGCATTAGGTTTAAGCAGTGCCGACTCATTTAGAGATTTAATTAAGGTGCTCGTAGAATTAGAACAATCAGGATTAATTGAACGTACAAAAACAGATAGATACCAAAAAAAGCATAGTTCAAAAGGTCATTCAAAATTGATAAAGGGAACGTTAAGTCAAAATAAAAAAGGCTTTGCATTCTTAAGACCTGAAGATGAGGATATGGAAGATATCTTTATTCCCCCAACAAAAATTAATCGTGCCTTAGATGGAGATACTGTAATTGTAGAAATACATCAATCTAAAGGTGAGCATAAAGGTAAAATTGAAGGGGAAGTCAAATCAATTGAAAAGCATTCGGTGACACAAGTTGTTGGTACGTATAGTGAAGCTAGACATTTCGGCTTTGTGATTCCAGATGACAAACGTATTATGCAAGATATTTTTATTCCTAAAGGACAAAGTTTAGGAGCAGTCGATGGACATAAGGTGCTTGTTCAAATTACTAAGTATGCTGATGGTTCAGATAATCCAGAAGGGCATATTTCAGCAATTTTAGGACATAAAAATGATCCAGGCGTAGATATTTTATCTATCATTTATCAACACGGTATTGAAATTGAGTTTCCTGATGATGTATTACAAGAAGCTGAAGCAGTACCAGATCATATAGAAAATAGCGAAATTGAAGGGCGTCATGACTTACGTGATGAATTGACAATCACTATTGATGGTGCGGATGCTAAAGACTTAGATGATGCAATTAGTGTTAAAAAGTTGCCAAATGGTCATACGCAGTTGACAGTAAGTATTGCTGATGTCAGCTATTATGTAACTGAAGATTCAGCTTTAGATAAAGAAGCATATGATAGAGCGACAAGTGTATATCTTGTTGACCGTGTAATTCCGATGATTCCACATCGATTAAGTAATGGTATTTGTTCATTGAATCCTCATGTCGATCGTTTAACGTTAAGCTGTCGCATGGAAATCGATGATAGTGGTCGCGTTGTAAAACATGAAATCTTTGATAGTGTCATTCATTCTGATTATCGAATGACATATGATGCGGTAAATCAGATTATTACTGAAAAGGATCCTAACATTCGTGAAAAGTATAAAGAAATTACGCCTATGTTAGATTTAGCGCAAGATTTATCTAATCGTTTGATTCAAATGAGAAAACGACGTGGTGAAATCGATTTTGATATTAGTGAAGCAAAAGTATTAGTTAACGAAGATGGTATACCTACAGATGTTCAATTAAGACAACGTGGTGAAGGCGAACGTTTGATTGAATCATTTATGCTAATTGCAAATGAAACAGTTGCTGAACATTTTAGTAAGCTAGACGTACCATTTATATACCGTGTCCATGAGCAACCTAAATCAGATCGCTTAAGACAATTCTTTGATTTTATTACTAACTTTGGCATTATGATTAAAGGAACAGGCGAAGATATTCATCCTACAACACTTCAAAAGGTTCAAGAAGAAGTAGAAGGTCGCCCAGAACAGATGGTTATTTCAACAATGATGTTACGTTCAATGCAGCAAGCGCATTATGATGATGTCAATTTAGGTCATTTCGGCTTATCAGCTGAATATTATACGCATTTTACATCACCAATTAGACGTTATCCTGACTTGACGGTTCATCGATTGATCCGAAAGTATTTAATTGAGAAATCAATGGATAATAAAGAAGTGAAACGTTGGGAAGACAAATTGCCTGAGTTAGCTGAACATACTTCTAAACGTGAGCGTCGTGCTATTGAGGCAGAACGTGATACTGATGAATTGAAAAAAGCAGAATATATGATTCAACATATTGGCGATGAGTTTGAAGGTATAGTCAGCTCAGTTGCAAACTTTGGTATGTTCATTGAATTGCCTAACACAATTGAAGGAATGGTTCATATTGCAAATATGACCGATGATTATTATCGTTTTGAAGACCGTCAAATGGCTTTAATTGGAGAACGTCACGCGAAAGTATTTAGAATTGGTGACACTGTTAAGGTTAAAGTGACACATGTTGATGTAGATGAACGTTTAATTGATTTTCAAATCGTTGGAATGCCATTACCTAAAAATGACCGCTCACAGCGACCAGCAAGAGGTAAAACGATTCAAGCTAAAACGCGTGGAAAATCTTTAGATAAATCGAAATCTGATGATAAGGGTCGTAAGAAAAAAGGTAAGCAACGTAAAGGTAAAAATCAACGAAATAATGATAAATCAGGTAATAGTAAGCATAAGCCATTTTATAAAGATAAAAGTGTAAAAAAGAAAGCACGTCGTAAGAAAAAATAA
- the smpB gene encoding SsrA-binding protein SmpB: MAKKKSPGTLAENRKARHDYNIEDTIEAGIVLKGTEIKSIRRGSANLKDSYAQVKNGEMYLNNMHIAPYEEGNRFNHDPLRSRKLLLHKREIIKLGDQTREIGYSIVPLKLYLKHGHCKVLLGVARGKKKYDKRQALKEKAVKRDVARDMKARY; the protein is encoded by the coding sequence ATGGCTAAGAAGAAATCACCAGGTACATTAGCGGAAAATCGTAAAGCAAGACATGATTATAATATTGAAGATACGATTGAAGCGGGAATTGTATTAAAAGGAACAGAAATAAAATCTATTCGCCGAGGTAGCGCTAACCTTAAAGATAGTTATGCGCAAGTTAAAAACGGTGAAATGTATTTGAATAATATGCATATAGCACCATACGAAGAAGGGAATCGTTTTAATCACGATCCTCTTCGTTCTCGAAAATTATTATTGCATAAACGTGAAATCATTAAATTGGGTGATCAAACACGTGAGATTGGTTATTCGATTGTGCCACTAAAGCTTTATTTGAAGCATGGACATTGTAAAGTATTACTTGGTGTTGCACGAGGTAAGAAAAAATATGATAAACGTCAAGCTTTGAAGGAGAAAGCAGTCAAACGAGATGTTGCGCGCGATATGAAAGCCCGTTATTAA